A stretch of Rhodopirellula bahusiensis DNA encodes these proteins:
- a CDS encoding DUF3565 domain-containing protein, which translates to MQQPIVAYHEDDEDHWVARLQCGHNQHVRHDPPWMNREWVTTLEGRESMLGHRLQCKKCDELAPPDDIPTQTPGH; encoded by the coding sequence ATGCAACAACCGATCGTCGCGTACCACGAGGACGACGAAGACCATTGGGTCGCTCGTCTCCAGTGTGGGCACAATCAGCATGTCCGCCACGATCCACCATGGATGAACCGCGAGTGGGTCACAACACTTGAAGGCCGCGAATCAATGCTCGGCCACCGACTGCAGTGCAAGAAATGCGACGAGCTCGCTCCGCCCGACGACATTCCCACGCAGACACCGGGGCATTGA
- a CDS encoding glycoside hydrolase family 5 protein, with translation MFDREFRFRLPAWSPVLILAATCVFSVNCSTASAQSSDSEMVLFGPNVSSNNKITTQGVRIEHPSNGELKFTAPPSDGYPHVQFEFMDTPRRLDSFDALEAEVFNPGDKPLKVVLSTRNPGSRGRDGSSAAAATVPANASGVIRVAFGSWHGQTDIPFDASKIRSITVMLEKPSEASSLVIRKIRAVSETQLLERLKTTAFFQKQTPFFGRGINIGNTLEAPREGDWGPRLEAKHLDLIQQAGFDSIRVPVRWSTHAQTKPSYTIDPTFMQRVRWVVDEALRRDLKVMINIHHYEGLYANPEQHSDRFLELWRQIADEFEGAPPELVFEVLNEPHDNLDAGKWNRLLADTLPIIREKHPERTIVVGPANFNSIDALQFMTLPRDRSNLVATFHYYSPFQFTHQGAGWLGDESKQWKGTTWTGTPEQQRAVRNDLDRALRWSVENEIPIYLGEFGAYQEADIDSRNQWTRFVADEAIERRIGIAYWEFYSGFGVYDPEKEEWREGLRNAILGK, from the coding sequence ATGTTCGATCGCGAGTTCCGTTTCCGTTTACCAGCTTGGTCTCCCGTTCTCATTCTCGCTGCGACGTGTGTGTTCAGCGTGAACTGTTCCACCGCGTCGGCACAGTCCTCCGATAGCGAAATGGTCTTGTTCGGGCCAAACGTTTCTTCGAACAACAAGATCACAACACAAGGCGTCCGGATCGAACATCCGTCCAACGGGGAACTGAAGTTCACTGCTCCGCCGAGCGACGGGTACCCGCATGTTCAATTCGAATTCATGGACACGCCGCGTCGTCTGGACTCCTTTGATGCCTTGGAAGCCGAAGTGTTCAACCCTGGCGACAAACCGCTCAAGGTTGTTCTGTCGACTCGCAATCCAGGATCGCGAGGACGTGACGGTAGCAGTGCTGCGGCGGCGACCGTGCCAGCGAATGCGTCGGGTGTGATCCGGGTCGCATTCGGCAGTTGGCACGGACAAACCGACATCCCCTTTGACGCGAGCAAGATTCGCTCGATCACTGTGATGCTCGAGAAACCGTCGGAGGCAAGCTCGCTTGTGATCCGGAAAATTCGTGCCGTGAGCGAAACTCAATTGCTCGAACGACTGAAGACAACCGCCTTCTTTCAGAAGCAAACCCCATTCTTCGGACGCGGCATCAACATTGGCAACACCTTGGAAGCTCCTCGCGAAGGCGATTGGGGGCCACGCTTGGAAGCCAAGCACTTGGACCTGATTCAGCAAGCGGGCTTCGACTCCATTCGTGTGCCAGTCCGCTGGTCAACGCACGCTCAAACGAAGCCTTCGTACACGATCGATCCGACTTTCATGCAACGCGTTCGCTGGGTCGTCGACGAAGCACTTCGCCGGGATCTGAAAGTGATGATCAACATTCATCACTACGAAGGTTTGTACGCCAATCCCGAACAACACTCCGATCGGTTCCTCGAGTTGTGGCGCCAAATCGCGGATGAATTCGAGGGTGCTCCGCCGGAGTTGGTATTCGAAGTTCTCAACGAACCTCACGACAACTTGGACGCGGGAAAATGGAATCGCTTACTGGCAGACACTCTTCCAATCATTCGCGAAAAGCATCCTGAGCGAACGATTGTGGTTGGACCTGCGAATTTCAATTCCATTGATGCGCTGCAATTCATGACTCTCCCCCGAGATCGTTCCAACTTGGTTGCGACCTTCCACTACTACTCGCCGTTTCAATTCACTCATCAAGGCGCAGGATGGTTGGGTGATGAATCCAAGCAATGGAAAGGCACGACCTGGACCGGAACGCCTGAACAACAGAGGGCAGTTCGCAACGATCTTGATCGAGCCCTCCGCTGGAGTGTTGAAAACGAAATCCCGATCTATCTCGGCGAGTTCGGTGCCTACCAAGAAGCCGACATCGATTCGCGAAACCAATGGACTCGCTTTGTCGCCGATGAAGCGATCGAGCGCCGAATCGGAATCGCGTACTGGGAGTTCTACTCAGGGTTCGGAGTTTACGATCCTGAGAAAGAAGAATGGCGAGAAGGACTACGTAACGCGATTCTTGGGAAATAG